In Limisphaera ngatamarikiensis, the following proteins share a genomic window:
- a CDS encoding RHS repeat-associated core domain-containing protein codes for MRYVWTNSTWQVVEDLKLVSDPVLFGRHIAELNGTNGALVRSYVWGLDVSETLDGAGGVGGLLWVRLTGGPAAGVHFVTYDGNGNVWTLVSASTGTETARYDYGPFGEPLRLTGAAAGSNPFRFSTKRTEDGTGLVLYEYRAYSPSIGRWLSRDPMGWESLQGPVVKLRRKARADLADYAFSRNTPV; via the coding sequence GTGCGGTACGTCTGGACCAACAGCACGTGGCAGGTGGTGGAGGATCTGAAGCTGGTGAGTGATCCTGTACTGTTCGGTCGTCACATTGCGGAGCTGAACGGGACGAACGGTGCGCTGGTGCGGTCGTACGTGTGGGGATTGGATGTTTCGGAGACCTTGGACGGAGCGGGTGGTGTGGGCGGGTTGTTGTGGGTGCGGTTGACTGGTGGGCCTGCTGCGGGGGTGCACTTTGTGACGTATGACGGCAACGGGAACGTGTGGACCCTGGTGTCCGCGAGCACCGGTACCGAGACTGCGCGGTACGACTATGGACCGTTTGGGGAGCCTTTGCGGCTGACGGGTGCTGCGGCCGGTTCGAATCCGTTCCGGTTCAGCACGAAGCGGACGGAGGACGGCACGGGCCTGGTGCTGTACGAATACCGCGCCTACAGTCCCAGCATAGGAAGGTGGTTGAGCCGGGATCCGATGGGGTGGGAATCGTTGCAAGGGCCGGTGGTGAAGTTGCGGAGAAAAGCGCGCGCCGACCTCGCAGATTATGCGTTCAGTCGAAACACACCAGTT